From a region of the Chitinophaga caseinilytica genome:
- a CDS encoding 3-hydroxyacyl-CoA dehydrogenase family protein, which produces MQKVAVIGAGTMGNGIAHVFAQNGFTVHLIDVAQPALDKALDTIVRNLNRQLAKEIITEDVKQSTIANLHTFTDMAAGVKGVELVVEAATENVDLKLRIFRDLDQHTAPGTILATNTSSISITKIAAATSRPGKVIGMHFMNPVPVMKLVEIINGYATEPDVTAAVRELSLKLGKVPCIVNDYPGFVANRILMPMINEAIIALYEGVAGVESIDTVMKLGMAHPMGPLQLADFIGLDVCLSILRVLHDGLGQPKYAPCPLLVNMVTAGHLGVKSGKGFYKYEGAGKDLVVSDRFRQ; this is translated from the coding sequence ATGCAGAAAGTAGCCGTGATCGGCGCCGGCACGATGGGAAACGGCATTGCGCACGTGTTTGCGCAAAACGGTTTCACCGTTCACCTCATCGATGTGGCGCAGCCCGCGCTCGATAAAGCCCTGGACACGATCGTCCGCAACCTCAACCGCCAGCTCGCCAAGGAAATCATTACGGAAGACGTGAAGCAAAGCACCATCGCCAATCTTCACACCTTTACCGATATGGCCGCCGGCGTGAAAGGCGTGGAGCTCGTAGTGGAAGCCGCCACCGAAAATGTGGACCTGAAACTCCGCATCTTCCGCGATCTCGACCAGCACACCGCTCCCGGCACCATTCTCGCCACCAATACCTCTTCCATCTCCATCACCAAAATCGCCGCCGCCACCTCGCGCCCCGGCAAAGTGATCGGGATGCACTTCATGAACCCCGTGCCCGTGATGAAACTCGTAGAGATCATCAATGGGTATGCCACCGAACCCGACGTCACGGCCGCGGTGCGGGAACTGTCGCTCAAACTGGGCAAAGTCCCCTGTATCGTGAACGACTATCCCGGTTTCGTGGCCAACCGCATCCTCATGCCCATGATCAACGAAGCCATCATTGCACTGTATGAAGGCGTAGCGGGCGTGGAATCCATCGATACGGTGATGAAACTGGGCATGGCGCACCCCATGGGCCCGCTGCAACTGGCGGATTTCATCGGCCTCGATGTGTGCCTTTCCATCCTCCGCGTGCTGCACGACGGATTGGGACAACCGAAATACGCGCCCTGCCCGCTGCTGGTGAACATGGTGACCGCAGGGCACCTGGGCGTGAAGAGCGGCAAGGGTTTCTACAAATATGAAGGCGCGGGGAAAGACCTCGTGGTAAGCGATCGCTTCCGTCAATAA
- a CDS encoding Gfo/Idh/MocA family oxidoreductase: MTISNKNRREFLKLSMMGGAGVALSAMGMPASSYARILGANDRVNVGVVGFSDRFRQALMPCFLNNYKDLNFDIVAVSDIWKRRREEGKSVLEGKFGHSVQACVNNDELYRIKDLDAVMIATADFQHAFHTIEAVNNKKDVYCEKPFAETMEDARNALKAVKASKRVFQVGTQRRSGAGYHAAAKFIQDGKFGPITMVEMTWNVNQPGRWRRPDLVSEIRQADVDFARFHCTRPKENWDPRKYLEYRLFWPYSSGIFGQWMTHQIDTVHWFSGLEHPRSVVAGGGIYQWKDGRTNADTLTAVLEYGPQNDPSSGFQVVYSSRFHNSAGGTKELYYSNGGMIDMSTNKISPNGGLREKEAAAMGLKANLLPEMSLAAAAGVEAGANTGGDDTTNAHVRNWMDCVRKQDLKTNAPIEAAYSHSIALIMGTAAYRTGLRATFDEAKQDVMVGGKVFTL, translated from the coding sequence ATGACTATTAGCAACAAGAACCGCCGCGAATTCCTGAAACTCTCCATGATGGGGGGCGCCGGCGTGGCGCTCAGCGCCATGGGCATGCCGGCCAGCAGCTATGCCCGCATCCTGGGGGCGAACGACCGCGTGAACGTGGGCGTGGTCGGCTTTTCCGACCGTTTCCGCCAGGCGCTCATGCCCTGTTTCCTCAACAATTACAAAGACCTGAATTTCGACATCGTAGCCGTTTCCGACATCTGGAAGCGCCGCCGGGAAGAAGGGAAATCCGTACTGGAAGGCAAGTTCGGCCACTCCGTTCAGGCCTGTGTGAATAACGACGAACTGTACCGGATCAAAGACCTCGACGCGGTGATGATCGCCACGGCCGATTTCCAGCACGCCTTCCATACCATCGAAGCCGTGAATAACAAGAAAGACGTGTATTGCGAAAAGCCCTTCGCCGAAACGATGGAAGACGCCCGCAATGCGCTCAAGGCCGTGAAAGCCTCCAAACGCGTGTTCCAGGTGGGCACGCAGCGCCGCAGCGGCGCGGGGTACCATGCCGCGGCCAAATTCATCCAGGATGGCAAATTCGGTCCCATCACGATGGTGGAAATGACCTGGAACGTAAACCAGCCCGGCCGTTGGCGCCGGCCCGACCTGGTCAGCGAAATCCGCCAGGCCGACGTCGACTTCGCGCGGTTCCATTGCACCCGCCCGAAAGAAAACTGGGACCCCCGCAAATACCTCGAATACCGCCTCTTCTGGCCTTATTCCTCCGGCATCTTCGGCCAGTGGATGACGCACCAGATCGATACCGTGCATTGGTTCTCCGGCCTCGAACATCCGCGCAGCGTAGTGGCCGGCGGCGGCATTTATCAGTGGAAAGACGGGCGCACCAACGCGGATACGCTCACTGCGGTTCTGGAATATGGTCCGCAGAACGATCCTTCGTCGGGCTTCCAGGTGGTGTACAGCTCGCGTTTCCATAACTCAGCGGGCGGTACCAAAGAACTGTATTATTCCAACGGTGGGATGATTGACATGAGCACCAACAAGATTTCCCCCAACGGCGGCCTCCGCGAAAAAGAAGCGGCGGCGATGGGCCTGAAAGCGAACCTGCTGCCCGAAATGAGCCTCGCGGCCGCGGCCGGCGTGGAAGCGGGCGCCAACACCGGCGGAGACGATACCACCAACGCCCACGTCCGCAACTGGATGGATTGCGTGCGCAAGCAAGACCTGAAAACCAACGCGCCTATCGAAGCGGCATACAGCCACTCCATCGCCCTCATCATGGGCACGGCGGCTTACCGCACGGGGCTGCGCGCTACGTTCGACGAAGCGAAGCAGGACGTGATGGTCGGCGGGAAAGTATTTACCCTGTAG
- a CDS encoding DcaP family trimeric outer membrane transporter, giving the protein MRPIFRLAARCALLAAGTLAVTHARGQDPNSQARLDSLEARMRRLELRINRIDPDPRSQTRSAIESGRFGGFVLADNKGVSLEIGGFVQFDAIHDFHRTSNHDAFQPSSILIPNDHKTSTSYSIRQTRFNFIGTIPIGKNSLKTILEFDLFNPDGSSVPRLRHAWGEYGRFGAGQYWSNFMDIDVFPNTLDYYGPNSMVFTRQVQVRYTQPVGEHTKIAVSLEKPSGNITLPADSGYASLQQLPDAVLSIRHDWGTGNHIKLAGAFHPLTYETPALDRKSAPGWGVNLTGAFQLPNKDNFVYQAAYGEGIANYLNDIGGNGYDAIYHSPEKKLNTVPALGLMGFYDHWWSDKWSSTVGWAYLTLKPKAYQPPADFNWSHYGVGNLLWYPNGFMKVGIEYLYGYRNNIDSMNADNHRLQLSAMFKF; this is encoded by the coding sequence ATGCGACCAATATTTCGGCTGGCCGCGCGATGTGCGCTCCTGGCCGCCGGCACGCTGGCTGTAACCCACGCCCGCGGCCAGGATCCTAACTCCCAGGCGCGCCTCGACTCGCTCGAAGCCCGCATGCGCAGGCTCGAGCTCCGCATCAACCGCATCGACCCCGATCCCCGCTCCCAAACCAGGAGCGCCATCGAATCGGGCAGGTTCGGCGGTTTCGTGCTGGCAGACAACAAAGGCGTATCGCTGGAAATCGGCGGCTTCGTGCAGTTCGACGCCATTCACGACTTCCACCGCACGTCCAACCACGACGCGTTCCAGCCCAGTTCCATCCTCATTCCCAACGATCACAAAACGAGCACTTCCTACTCCATCCGTCAAACCCGTTTCAACTTCATCGGCACCATTCCCATCGGGAAAAATTCACTGAAAACCATCCTCGAATTCGATCTCTTCAACCCCGACGGTTCCTCCGTTCCCCGCCTCCGACACGCCTGGGGCGAATACGGCCGCTTCGGCGCAGGACAGTATTGGTCCAACTTCATGGACATCGACGTGTTCCCCAACACGCTCGATTATTATGGTCCGAATTCGATGGTTTTCACCCGGCAGGTGCAGGTGCGATACACGCAACCGGTAGGTGAGCATACGAAAATCGCCGTCTCGCTGGAAAAACCCAGCGGCAACATCACCTTGCCCGCAGACAGCGGCTACGCCAGCCTGCAGCAGTTGCCAGACGCGGTGCTGAGCATCCGGCACGATTGGGGGACGGGCAACCACATCAAACTGGCCGGCGCCTTTCACCCGCTCACATACGAAACGCCCGCGCTCGACCGCAAAAGCGCGCCGGGCTGGGGCGTCAACCTCACCGGCGCGTTCCAGTTGCCGAACAAGGATAATTTCGTATACCAGGCCGCGTATGGCGAAGGGATCGCGAATTACCTAAACGACATCGGCGGCAACGGATACGATGCCATCTACCATTCTCCCGAAAAAAAGCTCAATACCGTACCGGCGCTCGGTTTGATGGGGTTCTACGACCATTGGTGGTCAGACAAATGGAGCAGCACCGTGGGATGGGCGTACCTGACGCTGAAACCCAAGGCCTATCAGCCTCCGGCGGATTTTAACTGGTCGCACTACGGCGTGGGCAACCTGCTGTGGTACCCCAACGGTTTCATGAAAGTAGGCATCGAATATCTATACGGTTACCGGAACAACATCGATAGTATGAACGCGGACAATCACCGCCTGCAGCTCTCCGCGATGTTCAAATTCTAA
- a CDS encoding GlxA family transcriptional regulator, whose protein sequence is MLHILEKYCDRSTAIYTAKVFAIDMDRAGQSYFANWSPSRAHNDELVTAAQQRMEERFQDRVTVEEVIHDLPVSRRNFIRRFKTATGITPIEYLQRIRIEAAKKLLEGKQENITGVMIQAGYEDAKAFRQLFRKIVGLSPKEYREKYAG, encoded by the coding sequence ACCGCAGTACGGCTATTTACACGGCGAAAGTGTTTGCCATCGACATGGACCGTGCGGGGCAGTCGTATTTCGCGAACTGGTCGCCCTCCCGCGCGCATAACGATGAGCTGGTGACGGCCGCGCAGCAGCGGATGGAAGAGCGTTTCCAGGACCGGGTGACGGTGGAGGAAGTGATACACGACCTGCCGGTGAGCCGCCGCAATTTCATCCGCCGGTTCAAAACCGCAACGGGCATAACGCCCATCGAGTATTTGCAGCGCATCCGGATCGAAGCGGCTAAAAAGCTGCTTGAAGGGAAACAGGAAAACATTACCGGCGTCATGATCCAGGCCGGGTATGAAGACGCGAAGGCGTTCCGCCAGCTGTTCCGCAAGATCGTTGGCCTCTCCCCCAAAGAATACCGCGAAAAGTACGCGGGTTAA
- a CDS encoding carboxypeptidase-like regulatory domain-containing protein translates to MYRNLVILFSLVCLPLLSAAQFKAFRDSIIQISGITMTADSLRAVPAVSILVKGQGRGTISNSVGVFSIVAFKGDTLQFSAVGFRKKDYKIPLDLPGNRYSMIQLMAEDTVYLTETIIKPYPTRREFEKLFVSMDIPNDMYEIARKNNEQAKLRAIAQGMPIDAGGAYNVFMQKQQQSLYYAGQMPPQNIFNPLAWAQFIESWKRGDFKRKN, encoded by the coding sequence ATGTATAGAAATCTTGTCATACTTTTTTCCCTGGTGTGCTTGCCTTTACTTTCCGCTGCGCAATTCAAAGCGTTCAGGGACAGCATCATACAGATATCCGGTATTACCATGACGGCAGACAGCCTGCGTGCCGTACCGGCGGTGAGCATCCTCGTGAAGGGCCAGGGCCGCGGCACCATCTCCAACAGCGTGGGCGTTTTTTCCATCGTTGCGTTTAAAGGGGATACGCTGCAGTTCAGTGCCGTAGGCTTCCGCAAGAAGGACTACAAAATCCCGCTCGACCTGCCGGGCAACCGTTATTCCATGATCCAGCTCATGGCGGAAGACACGGTGTACCTGACAGAAACCATCATCAAGCCTTACCCTACCCGCCGCGAATTCGAGAAACTGTTCGTGAGCATGGATATTCCGAACGATATGTACGAAATAGCCAGGAAAAACAACGAGCAGGCCAAGCTGCGCGCCATTGCGCAGGGCATGCCGATCGATGCGGGCGGAGCGTATAACGTGTTCATGCAGAAGCAGCAGCAATCGCTGTACTACGCTGGTCAGATGCCGCCGCAGAACATCTTCAACCCGCTGGCCTGGGCCCAGTTCATCGAATCCTGGAAACGGGGCGATTTTAAAAGGAAAAACTAA
- the glsA gene encoding glutaminase A, with amino-acid sequence MKRLIMGLMAVLLLPLAALAQDLNALLKETHAKFANLPGGANANYIPFLANVPSNLFGIAIVTADGKVYEVGDSKYEFGIESISKAFVLCKAMMDVGPDSIMHGIGVNATGMPFNSVIAIELEGYSPQNPLVNAGAMAANSMVKGPDKDAQWQIVLDYLGAMAGRPLKLIDELYKSEAATNQHNRAIAMLLEAYGHMWADPLDACDSYTKQCSVGVSAKDLAVMAGMLANGGVNPVTRKRLLKAEYVPKVLAAMSMEGLYTTSGEWLYQVGLPGKSGVGGGVIAVAPGKMAIAAFAPPLDPVGNSVKAMAAIQYISEKLDLNLYKSTARKEQ; translated from the coding sequence ATGAAACGTTTGATAATGGGTCTGATGGCCGTTCTCCTCCTTCCGCTGGCCGCGCTGGCGCAAGATCTGAACGCGCTGCTGAAGGAAACGCATGCGAAGTTCGCCAACCTTCCCGGCGGCGCCAACGCGAACTACATTCCCTTCCTCGCCAACGTTCCTTCCAACCTTTTCGGCATTGCCATCGTAACGGCGGATGGAAAAGTGTATGAAGTGGGTGATTCGAAATACGAGTTCGGCATCGAATCCATTTCGAAAGCGTTCGTGCTCTGCAAGGCGATGATGGACGTGGGGCCAGACAGTATCATGCACGGCATCGGCGTCAACGCCACCGGCATGCCTTTCAATTCGGTGATCGCCATCGAGCTGGAAGGATATTCTCCGCAGAACCCGCTGGTGAACGCCGGCGCCATGGCGGCCAACAGCATGGTGAAGGGGCCGGATAAAGATGCGCAATGGCAGATCGTGCTGGATTACCTGGGAGCTATGGCCGGGCGGCCGCTGAAACTCATCGATGAACTGTATAAGTCCGAAGCCGCCACCAACCAGCACAACCGTGCCATCGCCATGCTGCTGGAGGCTTACGGGCATATGTGGGCCGACCCGCTCGACGCGTGCGACAGTTACACCAAACAATGTTCCGTGGGCGTTTCCGCCAAAGACCTCGCAGTCATGGCCGGCATGCTGGCCAACGGCGGCGTGAACCCGGTTACGCGTAAACGTTTGCTGAAAGCGGAATACGTACCGAAAGTTTTGGCGGCGATGTCTATGGAAGGATTATATACCACATCGGGGGAATGGCTGTACCAGGTGGGGCTTCCTGGCAAAAGCGGTGTAGGCGGCGGCGTGATCGCCGTGGCGCCGGGCAAAATGGCCATCGCGGCGTTCGCGCCCCCGCTGGACCCTGTCGGCAACAGCGTGAAGGCCATGGCGGCGATCCAGTATATATCCGAAAAACTCGATCTCAACCTGTACAAGTCAACTGCCAGAAAGGAGCAGTAA
- a CDS encoding Mrp/NBP35 family ATP-binding protein, with the protein MITKEKVLEALSNVEEPDLGKDLVTLNMVKDIEIEGNKVTFTVVLTTPACPLKELIRNACIHAIHHLVSKEAEVEVKMTANVSSNRKDGNTLLPNVKNIIMVASGKGGVGKSTVAANLAIALAQDGAKVGLMDADIYGPSVPIMFGVRGQRPMMVNVNGKGMIAPMEKYGIQFMSIGLLVDEKQAIVWRGPMASSALKQFVSDVHWGDLDYLVIDMPPGTGDVHITLVQSVPVTGAVIVTTPQDVALADAKKGISMFSSPQVNVPIIGLVENMAYFTPAELPENKYYIFGKEGGMRLAEELEIPFLGQIPLVQSIREGGDDGVPAITGTDPVTQKAFTEFAGNTARNIAMRNANIAPTKIVEITER; encoded by the coding sequence ATGATCACAAAAGAGAAGGTCCTCGAGGCGCTGTCGAATGTGGAAGAACCCGATCTGGGAAAGGATCTGGTGACCCTCAACATGGTGAAGGACATCGAGATCGAAGGAAATAAAGTTACGTTTACGGTGGTGCTCACCACGCCTGCGTGCCCGTTGAAGGAACTCATCCGCAACGCGTGCATCCATGCCATTCACCACCTCGTCAGCAAGGAAGCGGAAGTAGAAGTTAAAATGACTGCCAACGTCAGCTCCAACAGGAAAGACGGCAATACCCTGCTACCGAATGTCAAAAATATCATCATGGTCGCCTCCGGCAAAGGCGGCGTAGGCAAATCCACCGTAGCCGCCAACCTGGCGATCGCCCTGGCGCAGGACGGTGCCAAAGTAGGCCTCATGGACGCCGATATTTACGGCCCCAGCGTGCCCATCATGTTCGGCGTGCGCGGCCAGCGGCCGATGATGGTGAACGTCAACGGCAAAGGCATGATCGCCCCCATGGAAAAATACGGCATCCAGTTCATGTCTATCGGATTGCTGGTAGACGAAAAACAAGCCATCGTATGGCGCGGCCCCATGGCCAGCAGCGCCCTGAAACAATTCGTGAGCGACGTGCACTGGGGCGACCTGGATTACCTCGTGATCGACATGCCCCCCGGAACGGGCGACGTTCACATCACCCTCGTACAATCCGTGCCCGTAACCGGCGCCGTGATCGTGACCACCCCGCAAGACGTGGCCCTGGCAGACGCCAAGAAAGGCATCTCCATGTTCAGCTCCCCGCAGGTGAACGTGCCCATCATCGGCCTCGTGGAAAACATGGCGTACTTCACGCCCGCCGAACTGCCGGAAAACAAATATTACATCTTCGGGAAAGAAGGCGGCATGCGCCTCGCGGAAGAACTGGAAATCCCGTTCCTCGGCCAGATCCCGCTGGTCCAGAGCATCCGCGAAGGTGGCGACGACGGCGTTCCGGCCATTACCGGCACCGATCCCGTTACGCAGAAAGCCTTCACCGAATTCGCCGGCAATACCGCCCGCAATATCGCGATGCGCAATGCCAACATAGCGCCCACGAAGATCGTGGAGATCACGGAGCGCTAA
- a CDS encoding FMN-binding negative transcriptional regulator gives MYAPKQTQEHDFETIAAFIRKHAFALLLSVRDGAPYGTHIPVELEEKGPGSFVLRGHLANANPQTEDFSSGQTFLAVFTDPHAYISSSWYEKEKIPTWNYIAVHIYGKLRILSEAELVESLTRLMNKYEASSEHPVRMADVPEKAMQASLKAITGFEMSLDKIETRFKLSQNRNDRDYANIISHLNATGDTQAAEIAEEMAKRRQAGQ, from the coding sequence ATGTACGCCCCTAAACAAACACAGGAACACGATTTCGAAACCATTGCCGCCTTTATCCGCAAACACGCCTTCGCATTGCTGCTGAGCGTGCGCGACGGCGCTCCCTACGGCACCCACATCCCGGTAGAACTGGAAGAAAAGGGACCGGGCTCCTTCGTGCTGAGAGGCCACCTCGCCAACGCAAATCCCCAAACGGAAGATTTCAGCTCCGGGCAAACATTCCTCGCCGTTTTCACCGATCCCCACGCCTACATCTCCTCCTCCTGGTACGAAAAGGAGAAAATCCCCACCTGGAACTACATCGCCGTGCATATCTACGGCAAACTGCGCATCCTCTCGGAAGCGGAACTGGTCGAATCCCTCACCCGCCTGATGAACAAATACGAAGCCTCGTCCGAACATCCCGTCCGCATGGCCGACGTCCCGGAAAAAGCCATGCAGGCGAGTCTTAAAGCGATCACCGGCTTCGAAATGTCGCTGGATAAAATCGAGACGCGCTTCAAACTGAGCCAGAACCGCAACGACCGCGACTACGCCAATATCATCTCACATCTCAACGCCACGGGCGATACGCAGGCTGCGGAGATCGCGGAGGAAATGGCGAAAAGACGGCAGGCCGGACAGTAA
- a CDS encoding RDD family protein encodes MDSTVPVMPAEGQEPAFPTLVKRIQSSFIDLLFIVLLMLPASRLLDSLGEGAPEWINIVIFLALWGVYEPLCTAIGCTVGNWVTGIRVRRSADIRKKIPIWAAYARYVLKCLLGWLSFITIHFNPERRALHDLGAGSVVVLKHSLP; translated from the coding sequence ATGGACTCAACCGTTCCCGTTATGCCTGCCGAAGGGCAGGAGCCTGCGTTCCCCACGCTGGTCAAGCGCATTCAATCTTCTTTCATCGACCTGTTATTTATTGTGCTGCTAATGTTGCCGGCGTCGCGGTTGCTGGACAGCCTGGGCGAGGGGGCGCCGGAATGGATCAATATCGTCATTTTCCTGGCGCTCTGGGGCGTGTATGAACCGCTGTGTACGGCGATCGGGTGTACGGTCGGCAACTGGGTCACCGGTATCAGGGTGCGCCGGTCGGCCGATATCCGTAAGAAGATCCCGATCTGGGCGGCATATGCGCGTTATGTGTTGAAATGCCTGCTGGGGTGGCTTTCGTTCATCACGATCCACTTCAACCCCGAGCGCCGGGCCCTTCACGACCTCGGCGCCGGGAGTGTAGTGGTGTTGAAGCATTCGTTGCCTTAG
- a CDS encoding glutamate decarboxylase, translated as MALHEKNAVRGFFKEAVYASSDLTISAPKYKFPGAEMDPRHAYAIVSDEMLLDGNSRQNLATFCQTWVEPEVHQIMDLTIDKNMIDKDEYPQTAEIENRCVHMLADLWNSPDASNTIGCSTTGSSEAAMLGGLALKWQWRNRRKKEGKDTSKPNIITGAVQICWHKFARYFDVEIRELPLSPDKLTLNPDDVAAACDENTIGVVPTFGVTFTCMYEDVKAISDRLDKLQKEKGLDIPMHVDAASGGFIAPFVNPEIVWDFRIPRVKSINGSGHKYGLSPLGVGWVIWRDRTDLPEDLIFYVDYLGGNMPTFALNFSRPGGQIITQYYNFIRLGRSGYKKVQEAALGHAQYIADEIEKLGMFTLFYNGRGGLPGASWKMKDGIKPGFTLYDLADRLRMRGWQVPAYPLPAHMQDVVIQRILVRHGFSRDMATLFINDVKREIEYFKNHPVSSSATQKESGGYHH; from the coding sequence ATGGCATTACATGAAAAAAACGCGGTTCGGGGATTCTTCAAGGAAGCAGTGTACGCATCCTCCGATCTGACCATCTCGGCGCCCAAATACAAATTCCCCGGCGCGGAAATGGACCCCAGACATGCTTACGCGATCGTGTCAGATGAAATGCTGCTCGACGGCAACTCGCGGCAGAACCTCGCTACTTTCTGCCAGACGTGGGTGGAACCGGAAGTTCACCAGATCATGGACCTCACCATCGATAAAAACATGATCGACAAAGACGAATATCCCCAAACAGCCGAAATCGAAAACCGTTGCGTGCACATGCTCGCCGATCTCTGGAACTCGCCAGACGCATCCAACACCATCGGCTGCTCCACCACCGGATCGTCTGAAGCCGCCATGCTCGGAGGCCTCGCACTCAAATGGCAATGGCGCAACCGCCGGAAAAAAGAAGGGAAAGACACCAGCAAACCCAATATCATCACCGGCGCCGTCCAAATCTGCTGGCATAAATTTGCCCGGTATTTCGACGTGGAAATCCGCGAACTGCCGCTCTCGCCCGATAAACTCACCCTCAACCCCGACGATGTTGCCGCCGCCTGCGACGAAAACACCATCGGCGTTGTGCCCACCTTCGGCGTTACGTTCACCTGTATGTACGAAGACGTAAAAGCCATCAGCGACCGCCTCGATAAACTCCAAAAGGAAAAAGGGCTCGATATCCCCATGCACGTAGATGCCGCCAGCGGCGGGTTCATCGCCCCATTCGTAAACCCCGAGATCGTGTGGGACTTCCGCATCCCCCGCGTGAAATCCATCAACGGCTCCGGCCACAAATACGGTCTTTCCCCATTGGGCGTGGGCTGGGTGATCTGGCGCGATCGGACCGACCTGCCCGAAGACCTCATCTTCTACGTAGACTACCTCGGCGGTAACATGCCCACCTTCGCACTCAACTTCTCCCGCCCCGGCGGACAAATCATCACCCAATACTACAATTTCATCCGGCTGGGCCGCAGCGGCTACAAAAAAGTGCAGGAAGCTGCCCTCGGCCATGCACAATACATCGCCGATGAAATTGAAAAACTGGGCATGTTCACGCTTTTCTATAACGGCAGGGGCGGCTTGCCCGGCGCCAGCTGGAAGATGAAAGACGGCATCAAGCCCGGATTCACGCTGTACGACCTTGCAGACAGGCTGCGCATGCGCGGATGGCAGGTACCCGCTTACCCGCTTCCCGCCCATATGCAAGACGTGGTGATACAGCGGATACTCGTGCGCCATGGCTTCAGCCGCGATATGGCCACCCTGTTCATCAACGACGTGAAGCGCGAGATCGAGTATTTCAAAAACCACCCCGTTTCTTCTTCTGCCACGCAGAAAGAATCCGGCGGTTACCACCACTAA
- a CDS encoding amino acid permease, producing MASANKSISTVQLALMTAAAVISLRGLPMMAKEELTMFFYIGFATFLFLMPAALVGAELGSAFAAKGGGVYTWVKEAYNQKLGFLAIFLQWIQNVVWYPTVLAFAAASIAYMIGRPELALNGTFVGVFSIGIYWFATWITFKGTDIVSKISSQGFLIGTVLPGVAVILLAAIWLAGGHPLEFLNIPAEQHSLVHETQGRIHPRLVPGIHGMGDIAFLAGILLLFAGVEVHAVHAQELSNPQKQFPAAIFLAALISFGLFTLGSLGMAAMLPYDQIDLQGGLLVAFDQQFARLGVPWLTNIMGALAAFGVLAGVMSWISGPSRGLLWTAKDGQLPPFLAHTNKNGVQSHILIVQGSIVSVLSGLYFVMDDVNVAFFLLSALTIGLYLIMYMLMYASAIKLRYTQPDLVRAYKVPGGNTGMWLIAGIGFIAVAFSFVVAFFPPTQLPVGSPAFYVSVVAIGTVVFVAAPFLISASVKKKPAPAKT from the coding sequence ATGGCATCTGCAAATAAATCGATCTCCACCGTTCAGCTGGCTTTAATGACAGCGGCGGCGGTGATCTCCCTCCGGGGGCTGCCCATGATGGCGAAGGAAGAGCTGACGATGTTCTTCTACATCGGGTTCGCCACTTTCCTCTTCCTCATGCCCGCCGCGCTGGTGGGCGCCGAACTGGGCAGCGCCTTCGCCGCGAAAGGGGGCGGTGTATATACCTGGGTGAAGGAAGCATACAACCAGAAACTGGGTTTCCTCGCCATTTTCCTGCAATGGATCCAGAATGTGGTTTGGTATCCTACCGTTCTTGCATTCGCCGCGGCCAGCATCGCCTACATGATCGGCCGGCCGGAACTGGCCCTGAACGGCACTTTCGTGGGTGTCTTCTCCATCGGCATCTACTGGTTCGCGACGTGGATCACGTTTAAGGGGACAGACATCGTGTCGAAGATCTCCAGCCAGGGGTTCCTCATCGGCACCGTGCTCCCCGGCGTGGCGGTCATACTCCTCGCGGCGATCTGGCTCGCGGGCGGCCATCCGCTGGAGTTCCTCAACATCCCTGCGGAGCAGCATTCCCTCGTCCATGAAACCCAGGGCCGCATCCATCCCCGCCTCGTCCCGGGAATTCACGGCATGGGCGATATCGCATTTCTGGCGGGCATCCTGTTGCTGTTTGCCGGCGTGGAAGTACATGCCGTACATGCACAGGAGCTCTCCAATCCGCAGAAACAATTTCCCGCCGCTATTTTCCTCGCGGCGCTGATCTCTTTCGGGCTCTTCACACTGGGCTCCCTCGGCATGGCGGCCATGCTCCCGTACGACCAGATCGACCTGCAGGGCGGATTGCTCGTGGCGTTCGACCAGCAGTTCGCACGGCTGGGCGTGCCCTGGCTTACCAACATCATGGGCGCCCTCGCGGCTTTCGGCGTGCTCGCCGGCGTGATGTCGTGGATATCCGGGCCCAGCCGCGGTTTGCTGTGGACCGCCAAAGACGGGCAACTGCCGCCGTTCCTCGCGCATACCAATAAAAACGGCGTGCAAAGCCATATCCTCATCGTGCAGGGATCCATCGTGTCGGTACTGTCTGGCCTGTATTTCGTGATGGACGATGTGAACGTGGCTTTCTTCCTGCTCAGCGCCCTCACTATCGGGCTGTACCTCATCATGTACATGCTCATGTACGCATCGGCCATCAAGCTGCGGTACACGCAGCCCGACCTGGTGCGCGCCTACAAGGTGCCGGGAGGCAATACCGGGATGTGGCTGATCGCGGGGATAGGGTTCATTGCCGTGGCGTTTTCCTTCGTGGTGGCGTTTTTCCCGCCCACGCAGCTACCAGTCGGCAGTCCAGCCTTCTATGTCAGCGTAGTGGCGATCGGCACCGTCGTTTTCGTAGCGGCGCCGTTCCTCATCAGCGCATCCGTCAAAAAGAAACCCGCACCCGCAAAAACCTGA